The following proteins are encoded in a genomic region of Astatotilapia calliptera chromosome 22, fAstCal1.2, whole genome shotgun sequence:
- the c22h6orf47 gene encoding uncharacterized protein C6orf47 homolog: MAAVVGKAWGWVRSWGSSGARSKDTNVLTAERQKLRGSGGWGIKAWIWGSWGRQHELSSPVEEYWEAQEKLQPIKIEDLAAGKPEAETVLVPRWWDRYLPTSYLWPRKTELSGLRHRKRDGGTGDPRERDTDGDFSDYGTPPPSPTPSPSQLTSPFRLFAHSWNVEIVPEHYEICFNFLRHLFDLFVVGFLWTVSPPAKLILEVLGVQGALRLWFHGMAMFFVATVGMAGLLWLIQEYLLQFALIYGIIQALVISVSVRQSVMLGVEEENDQTGKDTDDTRDTKEHKDKPVSVKDKVKTN, translated from the coding sequence ATGGCAGCTGTGGTGGGCAAAGCGTGGGGGTGGGTCCGCTCATGGGGCAGCAGCGGTGCCAGGTCAAAGGACACTAACGTTTTGACAGCTGAGCGCCAAAAGCTGCGTGGCAGTGGTGGTTGGGGCATCAAGGCTTGGATCTGGGGCTCATGGGGACGTCAGCATGAACTAAGCAGTCCAGTAGAGGAGTACTGGGAGGCACAGGAGAAGCTTCAGCCCATTAAAATTGAAGATCTGGCGGCAGGGAAGCCAGAGGCTGAAACTGTACTGGTGCCTAGGTGGTGGGATAGATATCTTCCAACTTCTTATCTGTGGCCAAGGAAAACTGAGCTAAGTGGACTACGACACAGGAAACGTGACGGTGGGACTGGAGATCCACGGGAACGTGATACTGATGGAGACTTTTCTGATTATGGAACCCCCCCTCCGTCCCCCACCCCTTCTCCCTCTCAGCTGACTTCTCCTTTTCGACTGTTTGCACACAGCTGGAACGTGGAGATTGTACCAGAGCACTACGAGATCTGCTTTAACTTCCTACGCCACTTGTTTGACCTGTTTGTTGTTGGCTTCCTGTGGACTGTGTCACCTCCTGCCAAGCTTATCCTGGAGGTGCTGGGTGTCCAGGGAGCACTGAGACTGTGGTTTCATGGTATGGCTATGTTTTTTGTCGCCACAGTTGGAATGGCAGGATTACTCTGGTTGATCCAGGAGTATCTCCTGCAGTTTGCCCTGATCTATGGCATCATTCAGGCGTTGGTGATCTCTGTCAGTGTTCGACAGAGTGTGATGCTAGGTGTTGAGGAAGAGAATGACCAGACAGGAAAGGACACTGATGACACGAGAGACACTAAGGAACACAAAGACAAGCCTGTGTCTGTCAAAGACAAGGTAAAGACAAATTAA
- the ppp1r11 gene encoding E3 ubiquitin-protein ligase PPP1R11, with the protein MAEVPGTSSETITETVQTSTPPPPQQEGRSLTIKLRKRKTEKKVEWSSDTVDNEHLGRRSSKCCCIYEKPRQFGESSSESEGDDDDEGCGSAHCILGHGRRGHGQTGGGGTTVPPNSGGSHSH; encoded by the exons ATGGCGGAGGTTCCAGGAACATCCAGTGAGACCATAACGGAGACCGTTCAGACGAGCACGCCGCCGCCGCCCCAGCAG GAGGGAAGAAGCTTGACAATCAAgttgaggaagaggaagactgAGAAGAAGGTAGAGTGGTCCAGTGACACTGTCGACAACGAGCATTTGGGAAGAAGGTCTTCAAAGT GCTGCTGCATTTACGAGAAGCCCCGACAGTTTGGAGAATCTTCCTCCGAGAGCGAGGGAGACGACGACGACGAAGGCTGCGGCAGCGCTCACTGTATCCTGGGCCACGGCAGGAGAGGCCATGGACAGACGGGGGGTGGGGGGACTACAGTACCCCCAAACTCTGGGGGGTCGCACTCACACTAA